CGATTTCTGCCACATCAGCCTGAGCGATTTGCTCACGCCGTGGCCGGTTATCGAAAAACGCATTATCGCCGCCGCGTCTGCTGATTTTGTTATCTGCTTCTACAACCCGCGCAGCCGCGGCCGCGAAGGGCATCTGGCACGCGCGTTCGAGCTGATGAGCGACTTCACCAAACCGCAAACGCCGGTTGGCGTAGTGAAAGCGGCCGGGCGTAAAAAAGAGCAAAAATGGCTGACGACCTTCGGTGAGATGGACTTCGAGCCGGTCGATATGACGAGCCTTGTGATTGTCGGAAACCAAACCACTTACGTGCGCGACGGCCTGATGATTACTCCGCGAGGCTACGAGCTGTGAGTGAAGCGCTGCCTCCTGTAGGTCGGATAAGCGAAGCGCCATCCGACGTTAATACGCCGGTGCTGGTGTTCGGCGGAACCAGCGATGCGCGCTTTATCTGCCAGATCCTCGATGAACAGCGCATTTCCTACACCTTATCGGTGGCGACCGCGGTCGGGAAATCGCTGGCGGGGAACATAGCCGGAGAGATTCGCGTCGGGCGTATTGATGCCAGTGAAATTGCCGACTGGCTGGTGACGCATGCGGTGCGCTGGGTGATTGACGCCTCGCATCCGTATGCGGAACTGCTTAGCCGCAACATCAGCCACGCCTGCGAAACGGTGGGCGTGACGTTAAGCCGCTATCAACGCCGCAGCGAACTTAACGATCTGGAGCACCCGCTGCTGCGTAAAGTCGCCAACCTGCAAGAAGCGTGCGCGGTGGCGCAGGAGTACGGCCCGCGTGTGCTGCTCACCACCGGCAGTAAAGAGCTGGCGGCGTATCAAAAAGGTCTGCCGGATAAATTCCTGCTGGCGCGCGTGCTGCCGACTTGCGAAGTGATTGCCGAATGCGAAGCCCTGGGCCTGGGTGTAGACAACATTATTGCGATGCGCGGCCCGTTTAGCGCTGAGTTTAACGCCGCAACCTATGACTTTTGCTCCCCCGATGTGGTGATCACTAAAGAGTCCGGGGCGGAAGGCGGGTATCTGGATAAGGTCAATCCAGCCCTTGAGCGCGGTATTCCGTGCGTCGTAGTGACGCGCCCACA
This genomic window from Buttiauxella gaviniae contains:
- a CDS encoding cobalt-precorrin-6A reductase, translating into MLVFGGTSDARFICQILDEQRISYTLSVATAVGKSLAGNIAGEIRVGRIDASEIADWLVTHAVRWVIDASHPYAELLSRNISHACETVGVTLSRYQRRSELNDLEHPLLRKVANLQEACAVAQEYGPRVLLTTGSKELAAYQKGLPDKFLLARVLPTCEVIAECEALGLGVDNIIAMRGPFSAEFNAATYDFCSPDVVITKESGAEGGYLDKVNPALERGIPCVVVTRPQPLVDGPELLQNREDVSHRVTRWLQERK